The Fusobacterium perfoetens genome includes a window with the following:
- a CDS encoding restriction endonuclease subunit S: MPKKKGKEEQTLDEKLKMAIVPKEEEPYKVPDNWVWTRLGNIAEKISKGTTPRGGGQAYTDKGVKFLRVENISDDYRIDTSNIKYITEEIHNGFLKRSILEENDLLISIAGSLGKTAIVLKENLPLNTNQAIAFVRLINKEKYISKYFAYFFNSNIVKKSLLSQTKVTAIPNLTLEIINNTKIALPPIDEQKRIVNKLDYFFEKIQKVKEIIEEVKEKNEARKESILSKAFTGELTEKWRADNIHSAKELLSKINDEKLSNWEQECQKAEAEGRKKPTKPKLKSIDEMIVPNDEIPYEIPNNWVWTRLGDIAEINMGQSPEGSTVSLNKENGIGLIGGASDMGEVFPSITRYTTKPTKLSTKDDIIISVRATLGKPIFSDGIYCLGRGVCGIKSNIYLKEMIRNYFNLIEEQLYKLGTGSTFSQISREIISNLMIALPPIEEQKEIVRILDNIFTKENLINELISLEDKIQALEKSILDKAFRGELGTNSSDDIEAMELLKEILQK, encoded by the coding sequence ATGCCTAAGAAGAAAGGAAAAGAGGAACAAACTCTTGATGAAAAACTAAAGATGGCAATAGTCCCAAAGGAAGAAGAACCTTATAAAGTGCCAGATAATTGGGTATGGACAAGACTGGGGAATATAGCTGAAAAAATTTCAAAAGGTACAACTCCAAGAGGTGGAGGACAAGCTTATACTGACAAAGGTGTAAAGTTTTTAAGAGTTGAAAATATATCAGATGATTACAGGATAGATACTTCAAATATCAAGTATATTACTGAAGAAATACACAATGGATTTTTAAAAAGGTCTATTTTAGAAGAAAATGATTTATTAATTAGTATAGCTGGTAGTTTGGGAAAAACGGCAATAGTTTTAAAAGAAAATTTACCTTTGAATACAAATCAAGCCATTGCTTTTGTTAGACTTATAAATAAAGAAAAATATATTTCTAAATATTTTGCTTATTTTTTTAATTCCAATATTGTGAAAAAATCACTACTTAGTCAAACAAAAGTAACGGCTATTCCAAATTTAACACTAGAAATTATAAATAATACTAAAATTGCTTTACCACCAATAGATGAACAAAAAAGAATTGTTAATAAATTAGATTATTTCTTTGAAAAAATCCAAAAGGTTAAGGAGATAATAGAAGAAGTAAAAGAGAAGAATGAGGCAAGAAAAGAAAGTATATTATCAAAAGCCTTTACTGGAGAACTTACAGAAAAATGGAGAGCTGATAATATTCACAGTGCCAAAGAGTTACTTAGTAAAATCAATGATGAAAAGCTATCTAATTGGGAGCAAGAGTGCCAAAAGGCAGAGGCAGAGGGAAGAAAGAAACCTACTAAACCAAAATTAAAATCTATTGATGAAATGATAGTGCCAAATGACGAAATCCCTTATGAAATACCAAATAACTGGGTATGGACAAGACTTGGAGATATAGCAGAGATAAATATGGGACAATCTCCAGAGGGATCAACAGTTTCTCTTAATAAAGAAAATGGAATTGGATTAATTGGAGGTGCTAGTGATATGGGAGAAGTATTTCCATCAATAACTAGATACACGACCAAGCCAACGAAATTATCAACAAAAGATGATATAATAATATCAGTAAGAGCTACTTTAGGAAAACCCATTTTTTCAGATGGTATTTATTGTTTGGGAAGGGGAGTTTGTGGGATAAAAAGTAATATTTATTTAAAAGAAATGATAAGAAACTATTTTAATTTAATAGAAGAACAGTTATATAAATTAGGTACAGGTTCAACTTTTTCACAAATTTCAAGAGAAATTATATCTAATCTAATGATTGCTTTACCACCAATAGAGGAGCAAAAAGAGATAGTTAGAATATTAGATAATATCTTTACAAAAGAAAACCTAATAAATGAACTAATCTCCCTAGAAGATAAAATCCAAGCCTTAGAAAAATCAATACTGGATAAAGCTTTTCGTGGAGAGCTTGGGACTAATTCTAGTGATGATATAGAGGCAATGGAGCTTTTAAAGGAAATCCTACAAAAATAG
- the relB gene encoding type II toxin-antitoxin system RelB family antitoxin: protein MSVISLRLNENEEKLLREVADFEGIGLSSYLKKIIFERLEDEYDLKIANESYKKHIENGSKTVKFDDLVKELGVEL from the coding sequence ATGTCTGTTATATCATTAAGATTGAATGAAAATGAAGAAAAACTTTTAAGAGAAGTTGCAGATTTTGAAGGTATAGGATTGTCATCTTATTTAAAAAAAATAATTTTTGAAAGATTAGAAGACGAATACGATTTAAAAATTGCCAATGAGTCTTATAAAAAACATATTGAAAATGGTTCTAAAACTGTAAAATTTGATGATTTAGTAAAAGAATTGGGAGTTGAACTATAG
- a CDS encoding type II toxin-antitoxin system RelE family toxin — translation MVYKVEFSIESANYIRKMDNSTRTTLLKWINKNLVNCEDPRVHGKSLTGNKKGIWRYRVGNYRVLCDIQDEVLTILVLEIGHRSKIYK, via the coding sequence ATAGTGTATAAGGTTGAATTTTCTATTGAGTCAGCTAACTACATAAGAAAAATGGATAATTCTACTAGAACTACTCTTTTAAAATGGATTAATAAAAATTTGGTAAATTGTGAAGACCCAAGAGTACACGGAAAATCTTTAACTGGAAATAAAAAAGGAATTTGGAGATACAGGGTCGGAAATTATAGGGTGCTTTGTGATATTCAAGATGAAGTTCTTACAATATTAGTTTTGGAGATAGGGCATAGAAGTAAGATATATAAATAA
- a CDS encoding phage antirepressor KilAC domain-containing protein — protein sequence MENLITVKNVKGYVDEKGTAYLNLEDVARGLGFTRIANSGNEVIRWERVRKYLQELNVPTNGHDIVISCDGQGKENLPEFIPENIFYKLCMKANNETARKFQDLVCDEILPTIRKTGGYMTISESDTEMDIMAKAVLLAQKSIEIKNKKIADLETKIDSDAQRVSFAETIEKSSDCLLVREFSKVIANEGINLGEKKLYRWLRDKGFILKNSTEPTQRAVTMGLFKVAERVVKAVTKDIVTKTTRITGKGQIYFLELLKKEFLA from the coding sequence ATGGAAAATTTAATTACTGTAAAAAATGTAAAAGGGTATGTTGATGAAAAAGGTACGGCGTATCTAAATCTTGAAGATGTGGCTAGAGGACTTGGATTTACAAGAATTGCTAATAGTGGTAATGAAGTAATAAGATGGGAAAGAGTAAGAAAATATCTTCAAGAATTAAATGTACCCACTAATGGGCACGATATCGTAATAAGTTGCGACGGTCAAGGGAAAGAAAATCTTCCTGAGTTTATCCCAGAAAATATCTTCTATAAATTATGTATGAAAGCCAATAACGAAACAGCTAGAAAATTCCAAGACTTGGTCTGTGATGAGATACTTCCTACAATTAGAAAAACAGGTGGGTATATGACAATATCAGAGAGTGACACAGAAATGGACATTATGGCAAAGGCTGTTTTGTTAGCACAAAAGTCTATCGAGATAAAAAATAAGAAGATAGCAGACCTTGAAACAAAAATAGATAGTGATGCACAAAGGGTATCTTTTGCTGAAACTATTGAAAAATCCAGTGATTGCCTACTTGTGAGAGAGTTTTCCAAAGTGATAGCTAATGAGGGGATAAACCTTGGAGAGAAAAAGCTATATAGATGGCTTAGGGATAAAGGATTTATCCTTAAAAATTCCACAGAGCCAACACAGAGAGCTGTAACAATGGGGCTTTTTAAGGTAGCAGAAAGAGTGGTTAAAGCTGTTACAAAGGATATAGTCACAAAAACCACTCGTATAACAGGAAAGGGACAAATATATTTCTTGGAGCTTTTGAAAAAAGAGTTTTTAGCTTAA
- a CDS encoding phage/plasmid primase, P4 family — protein MSKYDKFKQYGDELRFVYCPICGKEKDNPDFAVNIKTGQYYCHSTGKGGNIKEIEDFDINLLNIKDVPMPKKEIKNFTDFFVRQIQNHLGNDWLEYLKSRGISGKYLNTFCRRGRYNSMMIPIVDENRKIVGIKYRTIDKKLSSEAGSQTNYFVNWHNIKDFSYIVIVEGEIDLLSLVEAGYYNVVSLPFGAKNIKCVANQRTWLEKFEKIIIATDNDEAGKESKERIKEELDPISYKLYEVNLGKYKDFNEVLEQEGVAKVGEILDSASSIWVDPSIFYGEKGKFLFFKFAEYLKVKYKVAKIDNELYQYNGKIYAKDEEIQRFMIKEIPELSARQRKETMEYLKLIAPIKNRNDRGLVAFGNGIYSVLEDKLYPFSPDFVITNEILWDYNPNSYSEIMDKTLDKFTCGEKDTRTLLEEMIGYIFFNKNELGKAFVIVGDKSNGKSTFLKILSYLLGKNNISALNLEDITNSRFRVYQVANKLLNIGDDIGSGYIPESENFRKLVTGDIITAEQKGKDPVEFSCYAKFIFSANEIPKIKDPTGATARRIIIIPFRNTFTQKDTDYDPYFLDKIKNKSCMEYLIKIGVEGLKRVLSNKKFSETKKTDELLDKFNKNNNPLFEFVEFLENDSPNPMKFDFIINNYSCLAIFDGKFNLEHKENTLVGYKEWASKNGYKGISYNTFKDNMCKNFGLDIKQLRKIGKRQRYFVKK, from the coding sequence ATGAGCAAATACGACAAGTTTAAACAATACGGCGACGAGCTAAGGTTTGTCTATTGCCCTATTTGTGGTAAAGAAAAAGACAATCCAGATTTTGCTGTGAATATAAAGACTGGGCAGTATTATTGTCATTCCACTGGTAAAGGTGGGAATATAAAGGAGATAGAGGATTTTGATATAAATCTTCTAAACATAAAAGATGTGCCTATGCCTAAAAAAGAAATCAAAAATTTTACAGATTTTTTCGTAAGGCAAATCCAAAATCATCTTGGAAACGACTGGTTGGAATATCTGAAAAGTAGGGGGATTAGTGGGAAATACCTGAATACTTTTTGTCGTAGAGGTCGTTATAACTCTATGATGATACCAATCGTAGACGAGAATAGAAAAATCGTAGGTATCAAGTATAGAACCATTGATAAAAAACTTTCATCAGAGGCAGGAAGTCAGACTAATTATTTTGTAAACTGGCATAATATAAAGGATTTTAGTTATATTGTGATAGTTGAGGGAGAGATTGACCTTTTAAGTCTTGTTGAGGCTGGGTATTACAACGTGGTTTCTTTGCCATTTGGGGCTAAAAATATCAAGTGTGTGGCTAATCAAAGGACTTGGCTTGAGAAATTTGAGAAAATTATAATTGCCACTGACAACGACGAGGCAGGGAAAGAGAGCAAAGAGAGGATAAAAGAGGAGTTAGACCCTATATCGTACAAGCTTTATGAAGTAAACTTAGGAAAATACAAAGATTTTAACGAGGTGTTGGAGCAAGAGGGAGTGGCAAAAGTTGGGGAGATTTTGGACAGTGCCAGCAGTATATGGGTGGATCCAAGCATTTTCTACGGAGAGAAAGGGAAATTTTTGTTTTTTAAGTTTGCCGAATATCTAAAAGTCAAGTATAAGGTAGCCAAGATTGACAACGAACTCTATCAATACAATGGGAAAATCTATGCTAAAGATGAGGAGATACAAAGGTTTATGATTAAGGAGATACCTGAGCTTTCGGCAAGGCAACGGAAGGAAACAATGGAGTATCTAAAGTTGATAGCCCCTATAAAAAACAGAAATGACAGGGGTTTGGTGGCTTTTGGCAACGGTATTTATTCTGTTTTGGAGGACAAGCTCTATCCATTTAGCCCTGATTTTGTGATAACTAACGAGATTTTATGGGATTACAATCCTAATTCTTACAGCGAGATTATGGACAAGACCCTAGATAAATTTACTTGCGGTGAGAAAGATACCAGAACTCTTTTGGAGGAGATGATTGGATATATATTCTTTAATAAGAATGAGTTAGGAAAAGCCTTTGTGATTGTGGGAGATAAATCCAACGGTAAGAGTACTTTCTTAAAAATCCTATCCTATCTTCTTGGAAAAAATAATATCAGTGCTTTAAACCTTGAAGATATCACAAATTCGAGGTTTAGGGTATATCAAGTGGCGAACAAGCTCTTAAACATTGGGGACGATATAGGGAGCGGATATATTCCAGAGAGTGAGAATTTTAGAAAGCTCGTAACTGGGGATATTATAACAGCTGAGCAAAAGGGGAAAGACCCAGTGGAGTTTAGTTGTTATGCCAAATTTATCTTTAGTGCCAATGAAATCCCCAAGATAAAAGACCCCACAGGAGCCACTGCCCGTAGGATAATCATTATCCCCTTTCGCAACACCTTTACCCAAAAAGATACCGACTACGACCCCTACTTTCTTGACAAAATTAAAAATAAATCTTGTATGGAATATCTGATAAAAATTGGAGTTGAGGGATTAAAGAGAGTTTTGTCAAATAAAAAATTTAGCGAAACTAAAAAAACTGATGAGCTTTTGGATAAGTTTAATAAAAATAATAATCCACTTTTTGAATTTGTGGAATTTCTGGAGAATGACAGCCCTAATCCTATGAAATTTGATTTTATTATCAATAATTATTCCTGCTTAGCTATTTTTGACGGAAAATTTAACTTGGAACATAAGGAAAATACTCTTGTTGGGTATAAGGAGTGGGCTAGTAAAAATGGATATAAGGGGATTTCTTACAATACTTTTAAAGATAATATGTGTAAAAACTTTGGGTTGGATATTAAACAGCTTAGAAAAATTGGGAAACGTCAGAGGTATTTTGTGAAAAAATAA
- a CDS encoding DHH family phosphoesterase → MEILKISTKSRKHLPKRIIITHSDADGLTSAMVIQSAIEKLENKEFYWLVLSSSNPTSAETEKMIDFAHNLVPLQFGDKIFICDRANPTPEYLNINQALLEKTHIIFIDHHITNDPNLWLKRTKLKNISYAWSDSESGATLSLKYFKDTFAFDEKFPELYANLDKFTEIVKLWDIFTWTKLDKDDDSEKYLGALGVNAMEKVLGKKYFYKKIIENMNDLSKLNELLEMSYEIYMDDYKDYCKISRKKALNYRFGKYFVKIFYDFDQKYQSLFSHEIFEEDEADIVAFVTTQGTISLRSKKDVDVSTLSKKLGMASKFSGGGHKNASGYRSINQDEIKEFIMSKFLDNMNAVAKSDKVVFESFIY, encoded by the coding sequence ATGGAAATTTTAAAAATATCAACAAAAAGTAGAAAACATCTACCAAAAAGAATTATCATAACTCACTCTGATGCTGACGGGCTTACTTCGGCTATGGTTATCCAATCAGCTATCGAGAAATTGGAGAATAAAGAGTTTTATTGGCTTGTGTTATCCTCATCAAACCCTACTAGTGCCGAAACTGAAAAGATGATAGATTTTGCACATAACCTTGTGCCACTACAATTTGGGGACAAGATTTTTATATGTGACAGGGCTAACCCAACTCCTGAGTACCTAAACATCAATCAGGCACTTCTTGAGAAAACACACATAATATTTATAGACCACCACATTACCAACGACCCAAACCTTTGGCTTAAGAGAACTAAGCTAAAAAACATCTCTTATGCTTGGAGTGATAGTGAGTCTGGGGCTACTTTGTCGTTAAAATATTTTAAAGATACCTTTGCTTTTGATGAAAAATTCCCTGAGCTTTACGCCAACCTTGACAAATTTACAGAGATTGTAAAACTTTGGGACATATTTACTTGGACTAAGCTTGACAAAGATGATGATTCCGAAAAATATCTTGGAGCTTTAGGGGTAAATGCTATGGAAAAAGTCCTTGGTAAAAAGTATTTTTATAAGAAAATTATCGAAAATATGAATGACCTTTCTAAACTTAACGAGCTTTTGGAAATGTCCTACGAAATATATATGGACGATTACAAAGATTATTGTAAAATAAGCAGAAAGAAAGCTTTAAACTATCGTTTCGGTAAATATTTTGTGAAGATTTTCTACGATTTTGACCAAAAATATCAATCACTGTTTAGTCACGAGATATTCGAGGAGGACGAGGCTGATATTGTGGCTTTTGTGACTACTCAAGGGACTATCTCCCTTAGAAGTAAAAAAGATGTGGACGTGTCAACTCTTTCTAAAAAGCTAGGTATGGCGAGCAAGTTCTCTGGGGGTGGGCATAAAAACGCCTCTGGTTATAGAAGTATCAATCAAGATGAGATAAAAGAATTTATTATGAGCAAGTTCTTGGACAATATGAACGCCGTGGCTAAGAGCGATAAGGTTGTTTTTGAGAGCTTTATATATTAA
- a CDS encoding helix-turn-helix transcriptional regulator, whose protein sequence is MNKKEALNFLKRLAEGISQTFGQDCETVIHDLRTEDEVIVAIYNGNVTGRKIGDKLNLLGVYELEEMENGKDFYNCLCKTNDGRFIKSTTVHFKSDDFHYAFGINFDYTKFYDVSKVLSAFMKIGVDVTKVVNESPSEKLFEEIYEEAVEHFGKNPKMMNKEERLELITYIKDHGGFSLKKSVVNLAKYLEVSRFTVYNYFKELGIDPKDK, encoded by the coding sequence ATGAATAAAAAAGAGGCACTTAATTTTTTAAAAAGATTAGCTGAAGGGATATCTCAAACATTTGGACAGGATTGTGAAACAGTAATCCACGACTTAAGGACAGAAGACGAAGTGATCGTAGCTATATATAACGGAAACGTAACAGGAAGAAAAATCGGAGACAAGCTAAACCTTTTAGGAGTCTACGAACTAGAAGAGATGGAGAACGGAAAAGATTTCTATAACTGTCTTTGCAAAACTAACGACGGACGTTTTATAAAATCCACAACAGTCCATTTTAAATCTGATGATTTCCACTATGCTTTCGGTATAAATTTTGATTATACAAAGTTTTATGACGTTAGCAAAGTTCTGTCAGCCTTTATGAAAATCGGTGTAGATGTTACAAAGGTAGTTAATGAAAGTCCTAGTGAGAAACTTTTCGAGGAGATATATGAGGAGGCAGTGGAGCATTTTGGTAAAAATCCAAAGATGATGAACAAAGAGGAAAGATTAGAGCTTATCACATATATAAAAGACCACGGAGGATTCTCTTTGAAGAAAAGTGTTGTAAATCTAGCCAAGTATTTAGAGGTAAGTAGATTCACAGTGTACAATTATTTTAAAGAGTTAGGGATCGACCCAAAGGATAAATAG
- the nagA gene encoding N-acetylglucosamine-6-phosphate deacetylase yields METLVLKNGKLVLENKIIEGSLLVVDGVITRIVEDRFGEELTGDRVVDLEGKTVIPGFVDVHIHGCDGADLMDCSVESLRKMSKFVATKGVTNFLPTTLTAPKDELKKALACAGELQNKDIEGANIFGVHMEGPYFDVAFKGAQDDRFMTKADTSELEEYLNVKKGVLKLMSLSASDDTYLEPIRFLRKNGVIVSIGHSNGVYENVRKAVEAGLSHATHTYNGMRGITHRELGIAGGVLVSDEINAEIIFDGIHVHPKAVELVIRAKGTDRVVLITDAMSATGLADGDYKLGKLDVYVKDNQARLKSNDALAGSVLTMDKAFRNVMNLGYSIFDAVKMSSTNACDEFGLNAGRIQLGKRADFAVLDDNREVAMTVVNGKIKFER; encoded by the coding sequence ATGGAAACTTTAGTTTTAAAAAATGGAAAATTAGTTTTAGAAAACAAAATCATTGAAGGTAGCTTATTAGTAGTTGACGGAGTTATTACAAGAATAGTAGAAGATAGATTTGGAGAAGAATTAACAGGAGACAGAGTAGTTGACCTAGAAGGAAAAACAGTTATTCCAGGATTTGTAGACGTACATATCCACGGTTGTGATGGTGCAGACTTAATGGATTGTTCTGTTGAATCTTTAAGAAAAATGTCAAAATTTGTTGCAACAAAAGGTGTTACAAACTTCTTACCTACAACACTTACAGCTCCAAAAGATGAACTTAAAAAAGCTCTAGCTTGTGCAGGAGAATTACAAAATAAAGATATCGAAGGAGCAAATATATTCGGTGTTCATATGGAAGGACCTTACTTTGACGTAGCATTCAAAGGGGCTCAAGACGACAGATTTATGACAAAAGCAGATACATCAGAATTAGAAGAATACCTAAACGTTAAAAAAGGTGTTTTAAAATTAATGTCATTATCAGCAAGTGATGATACATACTTAGAACCAATCAGATTCTTAAGAAAAAATGGTGTAATAGTTTCTATCGGTCACTCAAACGGAGTTTACGAAAATGTAAGAAAAGCTGTTGAAGCAGGATTATCTCACGCAACTCACACTTATAACGGAATGAGAGGAATCACTCACAGAGAACTTGGAATTGCTGGAGGAGTTTTAGTTTCTGACGAAATCAACGCAGAAATTATATTTGACGGAATCCACGTTCACCCAAAAGCAGTAGAATTAGTAATCAGAGCAAAAGGAACAGACAGAGTAGTTTTAATAACTGATGCTATGTCAGCCACAGGACTTGCAGACGGAGACTACAAACTTGGAAAATTAGACGTTTACGTAAAAGATAACCAAGCTAGATTAAAAAGCAATGACGCTCTAGCTGGAAGTGTGCTTACAATGGATAAAGCATTTAGAAATGTTATGAACTTAGGATATTCAATATTTGACGCTGTAAAAATGTCAAGTACAAATGCTTGTGATGAATTTGGTTTAAATGCAGGAAGAATACAACTTGGAAAAAGAGCAGACTTTGCTGTATTAGACGATAATAGAGAAGTTGCAATGACTGTTGTTAATGGAAAAATCAAATTTGAAAGATAA
- a CDS encoding RluA family pseudouridine synthase yields MKNISLKVKENDELMKFLIENLPGKNRNNIKSLLKNGQILVNGVRTSQFNHKLVINDEVLVSASRITEENLQGIKIVYEDDDIVAIEKPEGMLSIATDKEREKTAYNIVKEYIKAKNPNEKLFIVHRLDRGTSGVMIFAKTEGMQQVLQTNWQNFVKERKYVAVVEGRVEKDRDTLISYLKENSAMVTFSSLTEIEGSKKAITHYEVLKRSRGYSLVEADIETGRKNQIRVHMQSIGHSIIGDKKYGAKTNPLRRLGLHARTIVFKHPRTNKILSFETKIPTRFSAMFKVSK; encoded by the coding sequence TTGAAAAATATAAGTTTGAAAGTAAAAGAAAATGACGAATTAATGAAATTTTTGATAGAAAACTTGCCTGGTAAAAATAGAAATAATATCAAGTCACTTCTAAAAAATGGGCAAATTCTAGTAAATGGTGTTAGAACATCTCAATTTAATCATAAATTGGTCATAAATGATGAAGTTTTAGTGTCAGCATCTCGTATTACAGAGGAAAACCTACAAGGTATCAAGATAGTTTACGAAGATGACGACATTGTTGCTATCGAAAAACCAGAGGGAATGTTATCAATCGCTACTGATAAAGAGAGGGAAAAGACAGCTTATAATATAGTAAAAGAATATATAAAAGCTAAAAATCCCAACGAAAAACTTTTTATCGTTCATAGACTTGACAGAGGTACTTCTGGAGTTATGATATTTGCTAAGACTGAGGGAATGCAACAAGTTCTTCAAACTAACTGGCAAAACTTTGTAAAAGAGAGAAAATACGTGGCAGTTGTTGAAGGTAGAGTTGAAAAAGATAGAGACACTTTGATTTCTTACTTAAAAGAAAATAGTGCAATGGTAACTTTCTCTAGTCTAACAGAGATAGAAGGATCTAAAAAAGCTATCACTCACTACGAAGTTTTAAAAAGAAGTAGAGGTTACTCTTTAGTTGAGGCTGATATCGAAACAGGAAGAAAAAATCAAATAAGAGTACATATGCAAAGTATTGGTCACAGTATCATAGGTGACAAAAAATATGGAGCAAAAACAAATCCTCTTAGAAGACTTGGACTTCACGCTAGAACAATAGTTTTTAAACACCCTAGAACAAATAAAATCTTATCTTTCGAAACAAAGATACCTACAAGATTTTCAGCTATGTTCAAGGTAAGCAAATAA
- a CDS encoding DUF523 domain-containing protein encodes MIGISSCLCGINCKYNGKSNLNPIFLELLNKGLAVPICPEQLGGLTTPRVPAEIKKDFKGNLQVVTKNSINVTKEYELGAKRALDILKALNITKVILRRRSPSCGYGEIYDGTFTGTVIEGNGVTVDLFLKNGIEVITDDDYIKSLDK; translated from the coding sequence ATGATTGGGATTAGTAGTTGTTTATGTGGTATAAATTGCAAATACAATGGAAAAAGTAACTTAAATCCTATATTTTTAGAGCTACTTAACAAAGGACTTGCAGTGCCTATCTGTCCAGAACAACTTGGGGGATTAACTACTCCGAGAGTTCCTGCAGAAATAAAAAAAGATTTTAAAGGAAATTTGCAAGTTGTTACGAAGAATAGTATAAACGTAACTAAGGAGTATGAACTTGGTGCAAAAAGAGCTTTAGATATTTTAAAGGCTCTTAACATAACTAAAGTTATCCTTAGAAGAAGAAGTCCCTCTTGTGGATACGGAGAGATTTATGACGGGACTTTCACAGGGACTGTCATAGAGGGAAATGGTGTTACAGTAGATCTATTCTTAAAAAATGGAATAGAAGTAATAACAGATGATGATTACATTAAAAGTTTAGATAAATAG